The following are encoded together in the Kwoniella europaea PYCC6329 chromosome 1, complete sequence genome:
- a CDS encoding mitochondrial import inner membrane translocase subunit TIM13, translated as MSSLFGSSGATPDMAARKEQMKQSIQQELAIANAQQLINKINENCFAKCITKPSTSLTSSQETCLSQCMSLYMAAFDQVSRSYVSRISKERGAAPGIGL; from the exons ATGTCTTCCCTCTTCGGTTCCTCTGGTGCGACTCCCG ACATGGCTGCTCGAAAGGAGCAAATGAAGCAATCCATTCaacaagag CTTGCCATCGCCAATGCGCAACAactgatcaacaagatcaacgAGAAC TGTTTTGCCAAATGTATCACTAaaccttccacctccctcacTTCTTCGCAAGAG ACTTGCTTGTCGCAATGTATGTCCCTTTACATGGCCGCTTTCGATCAAGTATCTCGATCGTATGTCTCTAGAATATCGAAAGAACGAGGAGCCGCCCCCGGTATTGGTCTTTAA
- a CDS encoding V-type ATPase, A subunit has product MDRAKRDLPKVRDEERERMFGSVYSVSGPVVIGENMRGCAMYELVRVGHDELVGEVIRIEADRATIQVYEETSGVTVGDPVLRTGKPLSVELGPGLMTNIYDGIQRPLKSIQEKSQSIYIPRGINTESLSREIKWDFNPASFRVGDHLSGGDIFGSVYENSLVDNHKIMLPPRAMGTITRIAEKGSYTVEDVVLETEFQGKTTQHTMMQLWPVRAPRPVAQKETASYPLFTGQRVLDALFPCVQGGTTAIPGAFGCGKTVISQALSKFSNSDIIIYVGCGERGNEMAEVLADFPELTLERDGREEPIMKRTALVANTSNMPVAAREASIYTGITLSEYFRDQGNNVAMMADSTSRWAEALREISGRLAEMPADSGYPAYLGAKLASFYERAGKVTCLGNPVRQGTVSIVGAVSPPGGDFSDPVTSATLGIVQVFWGLSKALAQRKHFPSVDWNVSYSKYLKVLDPHYEKSNPGFIDLRTRAKEILQKEQDLAEIVQLVGKSALGESDKITLEVARMLKSQRAVETSDMTFAKVRDSAADVMYKLSQMKFESPNTQSEQDIQGKFDQLYNEIGETFRRMQE; this is encoded by the exons ATGGACAGAGCGAAACGGGATCTTCCCAAG GTCCGagatgaggaaagagagagaatgTTCGGTTCGGTCTACTC CGTTTCCGGACCGGTCGTTATCGGTGAGAACATGCGAGGATGTGCAATGTACGAGTTGGTCAGAGTTGGACATGATGAGTTGgtaggag AGGTCATTCGAATCGAAGCGGATCGAGCCACCATCCAAGTCTATGAGGAGACATCCGGTGTCACTGTTGGAGATCCGGTACTCAGGACCGGTAAACCATTGAGTGTTGAACTTGGGCCTG GTCTCATGACAAACATTTACGA TGGTATTCAACGTCCACTTAAATCTATCCAAGAGAAATCTCAGAGTATTTACATTCCTC GTGGTATCAATACCGAATCCTTGAGCAGAGAGATCAAATGGGATTTCAACCCTGCGTCTTTCCGAGTTGGTGACCATCTATCCGGAGGTGATATCTTCGGTAGCGTCTACGAGAACTCTCTCGTAGACAACCATAAAATCATGCTTCCCCCTCGAGCCATGGGTACCATCACCCGAATCGCTGAGAAGGGTAGCTATACCGTCGAA GATGTTGTGCTTGAAACCGAATTCCAAGGCAAGACCACTCAACATACCATGATGCAGCTCTGGCCTGTCAGAGCTCCTCGACCAGTTGCTCAAAAGGAGACCGCCTCTTATCCACTCTTCACTGGACAACGAGTTTTAGATGCGTTGTTCCCATGTGTTCAAGGTGGTACCACTGCTATTCCTGGTGCTTTCGGATG TGGTAAAACCGTTATC AGTCAAGCCTTGTCGAAATTCTCCAACTCTGATATTATCATTTATGTTGGTTGTGGTGAGCGTGGTAATG AAATGGCTGAAGTGTTGGCGGAT TTCCCCGAACTCACTCTGGAACGAGATGGACGAGAAGAACCCATCATGAAGCGTACCGCCCTTGTCGCCAATACTTCCAACATGCCAGTGGCCGCTCGAGAAGCCTCCATCTACACTGGTATCACCTTGTCCGAATACTTCCGTGATCAAGGTAACAACGTTGCCATGATGGCAGATTCTACTTCCCGATGGGCCGAAGCTTTGCGAGAAATCTCTGGTCGACTGGCTGAAATGCCTGCCGATTCCGGTTACCCCGCTTATCTTGGTGCTAAGCTTGCCAGTTTCTACGAGCGAGCCGGTAAAGTCACTTGTCTCGGTAACCCTGTCAGACAAGGTACTGTCTCTATCGTTGGTGCCGTCTCTCCACCCGGTGGTGATTTCTCAGATCCAGTTACCAGTGCTACCCTCGGTATCGTGCAAGTGTTCTGGGGTTTGTCCAAAGCTCTCGCTCAACGTAAACATTTCCCTTCCGTCGACTGGAATGTCTCATACTCCAAATACCTCAAGGTCCTCGACCCTCACTACGAAAAGAGTAACCCTGGTTTCATCGACTTGCGTACCAGAGCCAAGGAGATTTTGCAAAAAGAGCAAGATTTGGCAGAGATTGTACAGCTTGTAGGAAAGAGTGCTTTGGGTGAGAGTGACAAGATCACTTTGGAAGTCGCTCGAatgctcaag TCTCAACGAGCTGTGGAAACCAGTGACATGACTTttgccaag GTTCGTGACTCCGCCGCCGATGTCATGTACAAACTCTCCCAAATGAAATTCGAATCGCCCAACACTCAAAGCGAGCAAGATATCCAAGGTAAATTCGACCAATTATACAACGAGATCGGCGAGACCTTCAGGCGAATGCAAGAATAG
- a CDS encoding 40S ribosomal protein S27, protein MVLAVDLLNRPADVQARTHKLKKVVPEPNSFFMDVKCPGCFAITTVFSHASTVVQCQGCATALCQPTGGKAKLTEGCSFRRKN, encoded by the exons ATG GTTCTCGCCGTCGACCTCCTCAACAGACCTGCTGATGTTCAAGCCCGAACTCACAAGCTCAAGAAAGTTGTCCCAGAGCCAAACTCATTCTTCATGGATGTTAAGTGCCCAGGTTGTTTCGCCATCAC TACCGTCTTCTCCCACGCCTCCACCGTCGTTCAATGCCAAGGATGTGCTACCGCCCTTTGTCAACCAACCGGTGGTAAGGCTAAGTTgactgaag GCTGCTCTTTCCGAAGAAAGAACTAA